In one window of Chthoniobacterales bacterium DNA:
- a CDS encoding IPT/TIG domain-containing protein, translating to MKTTTRIFLQLTILAAALCAFTARAGELIYSQASDNQSTFGPSQLWTATSVNSEVADEFNVVANIDRVSAGGFVWGSVNFQGVYVRFYEFGADGKPGVLQGEYFLPAGDPKVTFNSLTGGIDATLSPAFAATGRHFLSVQPIINYWYWWSSSSGAPRGQAFYFRDNTTGEGWHHGDNLNTNVNADLVFNLYGSVTSAGVITSLSDTTLPRSGFLEIFGNNFGGDGTVLVGGIAAPVADWSSTRIVAYVPENAPLATLPLQVVNNSGGSNTTPLTVTARPAPADHVNWRFRMNGPYSMVRPAIAADRTIYAIDVFDHLYALTPDGGLKWLVRGAGDKGVAVGADGSIYVASESYIKAFNPDGSSKWTYVQNPRSLTCLGVSVGPDGNIYSVGTEGPGVFSLTPAGTLRWQQPEVYRRPIVDYGEIVFGPNGANQQLYFYANTHVRGLRLDGTPVFELPVSGQPAIAPDGSVHLPLGAYSPNGNLLWIFPTPFPYNVFTPADIGSNGIHYFVQNLSKLFALNPDGSQHWLAEVNGYVNGPIVDPFNLQLVMGSADTLDHAGFVISANTQDGQENWRVILPLEDPAVWNPGVGMFGFNQFPSTRARFTQDGQTAYVHTATATGDNNTSKSFLYSLAVGTGAPPPSPTPSASPTPSASPSPSASPSPSVSPSPSASPSPSASPSPSASPSPSVSPSPSVSPSPSASPSPSISPSPGATPTPSVNPPAQAMNLSTRTRVQTGDNVGIGGIIITGSAPKHVLIRAVGPSLASFGVQNVLADPILELHGPGGFTTITNNNWRETQASEIQATGLLPADEREAAIVATLAPGAYTAVVRGAANTAGVGLIEVYDLNHGVDSKLANLSTRAAVGTGDDIVIAGFMLGSNSANSRIVIRGIGPSLAATGVTNALPDPVLELRDGNGLLLTANNDWADTPAAAAELTAMGLAPTNHLESAIVATLPPGSYTALLSGTNNAAGVGVVEVYESGRAP from the coding sequence ATGAAAACGACCACCCGAATTTTTCTCCAGCTGACAATCCTGGCAGCAGCCCTCTGCGCTTTTACCGCAAGAGCAGGCGAACTGATTTATTCCCAAGCCTCGGATAACCAATCCACCTTTGGTCCGAGCCAATTATGGACGGCGACTAGTGTGAACAGCGAAGTTGCTGACGAGTTTAACGTCGTCGCCAACATCGACCGTGTTTCCGCCGGAGGATTTGTCTGGGGTTCGGTAAATTTTCAAGGCGTTTACGTTCGCTTCTATGAATTTGGCGCGGACGGCAAGCCGGGTGTGCTTCAGGGCGAATATTTCCTCCCGGCAGGGGATCCCAAGGTAACGTTCAATTCTCTCACGGGCGGAATCGACGCAACTTTGTCGCCCGCCTTCGCTGCCACCGGCCGCCATTTCCTCTCCGTCCAGCCCATCATCAACTATTGGTATTGGTGGAGCTCGAGCAGCGGCGCCCCACGCGGCCAGGCCTTCTATTTTCGGGACAACACCACCGGGGAAGGGTGGCATCACGGCGACAACCTGAACACCAACGTTAATGCGGACCTCGTTTTCAATCTCTACGGATCGGTCACCAGCGCTGGCGTCATCACCAGTTTGTCCGACACCACTCTGCCTCGCAGTGGTTTTCTGGAGATTTTCGGGAACAACTTCGGCGGTGACGGGACTGTCTTAGTGGGAGGAATCGCCGCACCCGTGGCGGATTGGAGCAGCACTCGCATTGTGGCCTATGTGCCCGAGAATGCGCCTCTGGCCACGCTGCCCTTGCAAGTGGTCAACAACTCGGGCGGCAGTAATACCACTCCGCTTACGGTAACGGCGCGTCCAGCCCCCGCGGACCACGTGAACTGGCGCTTCCGGATGAACGGCCCTTATTCGATGGTGAGGCCCGCCATTGCCGCGGATCGCACCATCTACGCGATTGACGTGTTCGACCACCTTTATGCCCTCACGCCGGATGGCGGACTGAAATGGCTCGTGCGAGGCGCGGGAGACAAAGGTGTCGCCGTCGGCGCGGATGGCAGCATTTACGTGGCCTCCGAGAGCTACATCAAGGCGTTCAATCCCGACGGCTCTTCAAAGTGGACCTACGTGCAAAATCCCCGGTCGCTTACCTGTCTGGGCGTCTCAGTGGGGCCCGATGGCAATATCTACTCGGTTGGGACGGAAGGTCCGGGAGTGTTCTCCCTCACCCCCGCGGGCACGCTGCGCTGGCAACAACCTGAAGTTTACCGGCGGCCAATCGTTGATTACGGCGAAATCGTCTTCGGCCCGAATGGCGCCAATCAACAGCTCTACTTCTATGCGAACACTCATGTTCGCGGTCTGCGCCTCGATGGCACTCCAGTCTTCGAGCTTCCCGTGTCCGGTCAGCCGGCGATTGCTCCCGATGGCAGTGTCCATTTGCCACTCGGAGCCTATTCGCCCAATGGCAACCTGCTTTGGATCTTCCCGACTCCGTTTCCCTATAATGTCTTTACGCCGGCCGACATTGGGAGCAACGGAATCCATTACTTCGTGCAAAATTTGAGCAAGCTGTTTGCGCTCAATCCTGATGGCTCGCAGCACTGGCTCGCGGAGGTGAACGGCTATGTGAACGGGCCAATTGTCGATCCGTTCAATCTGCAGTTGGTGATGGGCAGCGCCGATACCCTCGATCATGCCGGCTTTGTTATTTCCGCCAACACTCAGGACGGGCAGGAGAATTGGCGCGTAATTTTGCCTTTGGAAGATCCGGCCGTTTGGAACCCTGGCGTCGGAATGTTTGGCTTTAATCAATTCCCCAGCACGCGAGCACGATTTACTCAGGATGGCCAGACGGCCTACGTCCATACCGCGACAGCGACGGGCGACAACAACACAAGCAAGTCCTTCCTCTACTCTCTGGCCGTGGGAACCGGCGCTCCGCCGCCGTCCCCGACTCCGAGTGCAAGTCCGACTCCGAGTGCAAGTCCGAGCCCAAGCGCAAGTCCCAGCCCGAGCGTAAGTCCCAGCCCGAGCGCAAGTCCGAGCCCGAGCGCGAGTCCCAGCCCAAGCGCGAGTCCCAGCCCGAGCGTGAGTCCCAGCCCGAGCGTGAGTCCCAGCCCAAGCGCGAGTCCGAGCCCGAGTATTTCACCCAGCCCAGGTGCAACCCCGACGCCCTCAGTAAATCCGCCGGCTCAAGCCATGAACCTTTCCACCCGCACCCGGGTCCAGACCGGTGACAATGTAGGCATCGGCGGCATTATCATCACGGGAAGCGCTCCAAAACACGTGCTTATTCGCGCGGTTGGCCCGTCGCTGGCCAGTTTCGGCGTTCAGAACGTCCTGGCCGATCCGATCCTCGAACTGCATGGGCCCGGCGGCTTCACTACGATCACGAACAACAATTGGCGAGAAACGCAGGCGTCCGAGATTCAGGCCACCGGGCTTTTACCGGCTGATGAGCGGGAGGCCGCGATTGTCGCGACCCTGGCGCCCGGCGCCTACACCGCCGTTGTCAGAGGCGCTGCTAACACCGCGGGCGTCGGCTTGATTGAAGTTTACGATCTCAATCACGGCGTTGATTCCAAGCTTGCGAACCTAAGCACCCGGGCCGCCGTGGGCACAGGTGACGACATCGTTATCGCCGGGTTCATGCTCGGCAGTAATAGCGCCAATAGCAGGATCGTGATCCGCGGCATTGGTCCAAGCCTGGCCGCGACGGGAGTGACCAATGCCCTGCCGGATCCGGTTCTCGAACTGCGCGATGGCAACGGCTTGCTTCTCACCGCCAACAATGACTGGGCCGATACCCCCGCGGCAGCCGCCGAACTGACGGCCATGGGCCTCGCCCCAACAAATCATCTCGAATCCGCCATCGTCGCGACCTTGCCGCCGGGGAGCTATACCGCGCTCCTCTCGGGGACGAACAACGCTGCCGGAGTTGGAGTTGTGGAAGTTTACGAGAGCGGCAGAGCACCGTGA
- a CDS encoding PAS domain-containing protein, translating to MLPPREEDFRPLSSQIEQAIWKAEERYRALVENFPGGNITLFDRELRILFVGGDDMKNAGPPDMFVGKFLREVAPVETCAIVEPNLGLAFQGRKVTYETPYKGGTRYRATATPIFSNDGDVSEVLVVAANITEQEQTRAALHESEARFRLLAEVTNDAIWDWDLVKNEVWRNDGFETLFGYSRDEIENSIADWSDRIHPAERGRVFTGIRRVIDEGGTTWSDEYRFLCKNGNYAYVLDRGQVIRNGAGKAVRMVGGMRDLTERKRAEEAAKVFPAELLRAQDEERRRIARELHDSTAQELAVVALNLGRLEEWMEGHDPWAENLLADSLAVLTQGNRDLRTLAHLLHPPMLEELGLIGALRDYVEGFSARSDIQVELDAPEDFDRCSDEIETALFRVVQESLANVHRHSGSDVAFVKLKRDDEIIELTIADRGQGLPDGLFTGTADAARVGVGISGMRQRIVQLAGRLEITSHQSGTTVVAVLPFCPKRSRTGSFF from the coding sequence ATGTTACCACCGCGCGAAGAAGACTTTCGACCACTCTCGAGCCAGATCGAACAGGCGATTTGGAAGGCCGAAGAGCGCTACCGCGCGTTGGTGGAGAACTTTCCAGGGGGCAACATTACCCTGTTCGACAGAGAACTCCGTATCCTCTTTGTCGGGGGAGACGACATGAAGAACGCCGGCCCGCCAGACATGTTCGTAGGCAAGTTCTTGCGAGAAGTGGCGCCGGTTGAGACGTGCGCGATCGTCGAACCGAACCTCGGCCTCGCGTTCCAGGGACGGAAAGTAACCTACGAAACACCCTACAAAGGAGGAACGAGATACCGCGCCACCGCTACGCCGATCTTTTCGAATGACGGGGACGTCAGTGAAGTGCTGGTGGTGGCGGCGAACATCACCGAACAGGAACAGACGCGGGCTGCCTTACATGAGAGCGAAGCGCGCTTTCGTTTGCTCGCCGAAGTCACGAACGATGCCATCTGGGACTGGGATCTGGTCAAGAACGAGGTTTGGCGGAACGACGGTTTCGAAACCCTCTTTGGCTATAGCCGCGACGAAATCGAGAACTCCATCGCTGATTGGTCCGACCGGATTCACCCTGCCGAACGTGGCCGCGTGTTTACGGGAATTCGGCGGGTCATCGATGAAGGCGGAACAACCTGGTCGGACGAATACCGGTTCCTTTGCAAGAATGGAAACTACGCCTATGTCCTGGATCGCGGACAGGTGATTCGTAACGGTGCCGGCAAAGCCGTGCGAATGGTCGGCGGCATGCGCGATTTGACCGAGCGCAAGCGCGCCGAAGAAGCGGCGAAGGTTTTCCCGGCCGAACTATTGAGAGCCCAGGATGAAGAGCGCCGGCGAATCGCCCGTGAATTACACGATTCGACCGCGCAGGAACTGGCCGTTGTCGCCCTGAATCTCGGTCGCCTCGAAGAATGGATGGAGGGCCATGATCCGTGGGCGGAGAATCTTCTCGCCGACAGTCTCGCCGTCCTGACCCAGGGAAATCGAGATTTGCGCACCCTGGCTCATCTTTTGCATCCACCGATGCTCGAGGAGCTGGGTTTGATCGGGGCGCTCCGAGATTATGTCGAAGGTTTTTCAGCGCGCAGCGACATCCAGGTGGAATTGGATGCGCCCGAAGACTTCGATCGTTGCTCAGACGAAATTGAGACGGCGCTGTTTCGCGTCGTCCAGGAGAGCCTCGCGAACGTGCATCGTCATTCCGGCAGCGACGTTGCCTTTGTAAAATTGAAGCGCGATGATGAAATCATTGAGCTGACTATTGCTGATCGCGGTCAAGGTTTACCGGATGGCCTGTTCACCGGCACGGCCGACGCAGCGCGCGTCGGCGTTGGTATTTCCGGAATGCGCCAACGAATCGTGCAACTGGCGGGCCGTCTCGAAATCACTTCCCACCAAAGCGGCACTACTGTCGTGGCCGTTCTTCCGTTTTGCCCGAAACGTTCGCGGACCGGCAGTTTCTTTTGA
- a CDS encoding response regulator transcription factor, whose translation MKKLRILIADDHPLVRHGLRSVLESQPGWTVCGEAEEGRSAVKLGLELKPDVFLMDVTMPELNGLDATRQLCRERPDAAILILTMHESDQLRADLLRAGARGCLLKSDSPRQLLAAVEAVASGKQYFIPNVTGGARPSDRTNNAGAGRLPARLSGREREIVQLLAEGRTNKEIATLLGIAYKTVDAHRTNIMKRLNMHSVAELVRYAIRERIIEP comes from the coding sequence ATGAAAAAGCTTCGAATCCTGATCGCCGACGATCACCCGCTGGTGCGCCACGGCCTGCGTTCGGTGCTCGAATCGCAGCCGGGTTGGACGGTTTGCGGCGAAGCCGAAGAAGGCCGGAGCGCGGTGAAGCTCGGTCTCGAATTGAAACCGGACGTTTTCTTGATGGACGTCACCATGCCGGAATTGAACGGCCTGGACGCGACGCGGCAACTTTGCCGCGAACGCCCTGACGCTGCGATCTTGATCCTTACCATGCACGAATCCGACCAACTTCGCGCCGATCTGCTGCGGGCGGGGGCAAGGGGGTGCCTGCTCAAGAGTGACAGTCCGCGGCAATTACTCGCCGCGGTGGAAGCGGTGGCGAGCGGCAAGCAATACTTCATCCCCAATGTCACGGGCGGGGCCCGTCCTTCCGACCGCACAAACAACGCGGGCGCCGGAAGGCTGCCGGCGCGGTTGAGCGGGCGCGAGCGCGAGATTGTCCAGCTCCTGGCAGAAGGGCGGACGAACAAGGAAATCGCCACGCTCCTCGGCATCGCCTACAAAACCGTGGACGCCCACCGGACCAACATCATGAAGCGCCTGAACATGCATTCAGTTGCGGAACTGGTCCGTTACGCGATTCGCGAACGCATCATCGAGCCATAG
- a CDS encoding response regulator transcription factor: protein MAQKKLRILIADDYQIAREGIRALIERQARWEVCGSVGNGFEAVEKASELKPDIVILDMTMPELNGLDAAVRIKRRLPNTEILMFTAHESDNLIRQAFDAGIKSYVLKSDGHHFLVEAIESLSRHKPYLTAKVSEILSSNVINRAESRRGDAEPGQRRLTARERQVVQLIAEGKSNKEIGNALGISLRTVENHRANIRRKLKLDSVAGLVRYAIRNKMIEP from the coding sequence ATGGCTCAAAAGAAATTGCGCATCCTCATTGCTGACGATTATCAGATTGCCCGCGAGGGCATCCGGGCCTTGATCGAAAGGCAAGCCCGCTGGGAAGTCTGCGGTTCGGTTGGGAATGGGTTCGAAGCTGTGGAGAAGGCCAGCGAACTCAAGCCCGACATCGTTATTCTCGATATGACAATGCCGGAGCTGAACGGGCTCGATGCCGCCGTCCGGATCAAGCGTCGCCTTCCGAACACGGAGATCCTCATGTTCACCGCCCACGAAAGCGATAACCTGATCCGGCAGGCGTTCGACGCCGGGATTAAGAGTTACGTTCTGAAAAGCGATGGCCATCATTTCCTCGTTGAGGCGATAGAATCGCTTTCCCGCCACAAGCCGTACCTCACCGCGAAGGTGTCCGAAATCTTGTCTTCGAACGTTATCAACCGGGCCGAAAGCAGGCGCGGCGATGCCGAGCCGGGCCAGCGCCGCCTGACCGCTCGTGAGCGGCAGGTCGTGCAGCTAATTGCCGAAGGCAAAAGCAACAAGGAAATCGGTAACGCGCTCGGTATCAGTCTTCGCACAGTGGAAAACCACCGTGCCAACATCCGTCGCAAGCTGAAACTCGACTCGGTGGCGGGCTTGGTTCGTTACGCGATTCGCAACAAAATGATCGAACCGTAA
- a CDS encoding MEDS domain-containing protein, giving the protein MQTPNGAERETGLPAVGRVPWGSHFCIFYETKQDLLDILVPYFKTGLEANECCLWIVTPYEFLSEADAIAALRQKLPNIDDYLRGRQLTVRRHSDWFAGNGIFDTSKAVARFRRKSAEAERRGLSGLRVNGSSAWISFQLGPAKFCKFERDLDAWLANGRIIVACTFPLHLIGAGEILDAARTHQFAVTVRNGVWKRVEIADVKDARAAKRNASRSLHKLSPRQRETLQRIAEGQNTKEIAGLLGISAKTVEAHRLQLMRRLKIHDVPGLVRLAIRTGLVSAET; this is encoded by the coding sequence ATGCAAACCCCCAATGGCGCGGAACGCGAGACCGGGCTGCCAGCGGTAGGCCGGGTGCCGTGGGGATCACACTTCTGTATCTTTTACGAAACGAAGCAGGACCTCCTCGATATTCTGGTGCCGTATTTCAAGACCGGACTGGAGGCGAACGAGTGCTGCCTTTGGATTGTCACACCGTACGAATTCCTCTCGGAGGCGGACGCAATAGCGGCTCTGCGGCAGAAGTTGCCCAACATTGACGATTATCTGCGAGGCAGACAGCTCACCGTGCGGCGGCATTCGGACTGGTTTGCCGGAAACGGGATCTTCGATACTTCGAAAGCGGTCGCGCGTTTCCGGAGAAAGTCGGCTGAGGCGGAAAGGCGCGGCCTGAGTGGGTTGCGGGTGAACGGCAGCTCGGCCTGGATAAGTTTTCAGCTTGGTCCGGCTAAGTTTTGCAAGTTCGAACGCGACCTAGATGCGTGGTTGGCTAACGGGCGGATAATCGTCGCCTGCACGTTCCCTCTGCATTTGATCGGAGCGGGAGAAATCCTCGACGCGGCGCGAACCCACCAGTTTGCCGTAACGGTTCGCAATGGCGTATGGAAGCGGGTTGAGATCGCAGACGTCAAAGACGCGCGGGCCGCGAAACGAAATGCCAGTCGTTCCCTGCACAAGTTGAGTCCGCGCCAGCGCGAAACCCTGCAACGCATTGCCGAAGGTCAGAACACAAAAGAGATCGCCGGGCTGCTGGGGATTAGTGCGAAAACGGTGGAAGCGCATCGCTTGCAATTGATGCGCCGGCTGAAGATCCACGATGTTCCTGGACTGGTCCGGCTCGCAATTCGCACCGGATTGGTTTCGGCAGAGACGTAG
- a CDS encoding helix-turn-helix domain-containing protein: MKTRLGNAIKRERATLGISQEELAARAGLHRTYVSDVERGARNPSLESVQKLAEALEVSLPVLFERSAGRRDSSVEILLVEDNPHDVRLTMHAFKKARLTNPIHVVADGEEALEFLFATGRYASRKDVPLPEVMLLDLNLPKKSGLEVLRQIKADPWTQNISVVVLTVSNQSRDVSECRRLGATHYIVKPVEFQNFSEITPRLNLGWSLIKPREQRAA; this comes from the coding sequence TTGAAAACCCGTCTCGGTAACGCAATTAAGAGAGAAAGAGCGACCCTGGGAATTTCCCAGGAAGAGCTCGCCGCGCGCGCGGGGTTGCATCGTACCTATGTCTCGGACGTGGAGCGCGGGGCGCGCAATCCGTCCCTCGAGAGCGTGCAAAAGCTGGCAGAGGCCCTCGAGGTTTCGTTGCCGGTCTTGTTCGAGCGGAGCGCCGGCCGGCGAGACTCAAGCGTCGAGATCCTGCTGGTGGAAGACAACCCTCATGACGTGCGGCTCACGATGCACGCCTTCAAAAAAGCGCGGCTGACCAATCCGATCCACGTGGTAGCGGACGGGGAAGAAGCGCTGGAGTTTCTTTTCGCCACCGGCCGTTACGCAAGCCGCAAGGACGTTCCGCTTCCTGAAGTGATGTTGCTTGATTTGAATCTTCCGAAAAAAAGCGGGCTCGAAGTGTTGCGCCAGATCAAGGCCGATCCTTGGACGCAAAATATTTCGGTCGTTGTTCTGACGGTTTCGAACCAGTCCCGCGACGTCAGTGAGTGCCGCCGTCTGGGCGCGACCCACTACATTGTGAAGCCGGTCGAGTTTCAAAATTTCAGCGAAATCACGCCCCGGTTAAACCTGGGGTGGTCATTGATCAAGCCGAGGGAGCAAAGGGCGGCGTAA
- a CDS encoding PAS domain S-box protein gives MVIDQAEGAKGGVTQTKKSPIKTPASAVATRTAADRPPPSQIFAVKERIHAGEATARLAAIVECSEDAIIRKDLDGTVQSWNAGAEKIFGYSAAEMVGQPARQLIPADRLEEEERILSKIAKGETAEHFETIRIRKDGTHLNVSIVVSPIKDATGRVIGASKIARDITEQKRIEQQLRASLREIGDLKAALDEHAIVAITDAQGRITSVNDKFCEISKYSREELLGQDHRIINSGYHPTEFIRDLWTTIAHGKVWHGEIKNRAKDSSFYWVDTTIVPFLNENGKPRQYVAIRADITQRKEIEEQLRASLRELNDFKAALDEHAIVAMTDPQGRITYVNDKFCAISKYSREELLGQDHRIINSGYHPTEFIRDLWTTITHGKVWHGEIKNRAKDGSYYWVDTTIVPFLNDKGKPRQYVAIRADITERKQIEEQLRASLREVGDLKTALDEHAIVAMTDPQGRITYVNDKFCQISKYSRQELLGQDHRIINSGYHPTEFIRDLWTTITHGKVWHGEIKNRAKDGSFYWVDTTIVPFLNEKGKPRQYVAIRADITARKRDEESLRLQASLLDQSYDAILLWELNGPIRFWNRGAAVLYSYTKEEAVGRLSHELLGTSPALLQQARAALAREGKWEGELNHTARDGRQLTIESRMVVVLENDQQLVLEANRDITERKRAEAAVRELNTELEQRVIQRTAELENANKELEAFSYSVSHDLRAPLRAVDGFSQAVLEDFGTQLPEEGRHYLKTIREGAQKMGALIDDLLTFSRLSRLPLNKRSVNTNRIVRETLEELGFPEEGRQIEMRIAELPASLGDSALLKQLWLNLLSNALKYTRRRESTVIEVGCRREDGKGENVFFVRDNGTGFDMRYAGKLFGVFQRLHRVEEFEGTGVGLAIVQRIVHRHGGRIWAEAALDQGATFYFTLEGEPHHE, from the coding sequence GTGGTCATTGATCAAGCCGAGGGAGCAAAGGGCGGCGTAACTCAAACGAAAAAATCCCCGATCAAAACCCCCGCCAGCGCGGTCGCGACGAGAACGGCAGCAGACCGTCCGCCGCCCTCGCAAATTTTTGCCGTCAAGGAGCGCATCCATGCGGGAGAAGCGACCGCGCGCCTGGCAGCGATCGTGGAATGCTCCGAGGACGCCATCATTCGCAAAGACCTGGATGGGACCGTCCAAAGCTGGAACGCAGGCGCGGAAAAGATTTTTGGTTATAGCGCCGCGGAAATGGTTGGCCAGCCGGCCAGGCAACTCATTCCCGCCGATCGTCTCGAGGAGGAAGAGCGGATCCTGTCGAAAATCGCGAAGGGTGAAACGGCGGAGCATTTTGAGACCATCCGCATCCGCAAGGACGGGACCCATCTGAATGTCTCCATCGTGGTCTCACCCATCAAGGACGCTACCGGGCGCGTTATCGGCGCCTCAAAAATCGCGCGGGATATCACCGAACAAAAACGAATCGAGCAACAGCTTCGCGCCTCCCTCCGGGAAATCGGCGATTTGAAGGCCGCGCTCGACGAGCACGCCATCGTGGCGATCACCGACGCGCAGGGACGGATCACTTCCGTAAACGACAAGTTTTGCGAGATCTCGAAGTATTCCCGCGAAGAGCTGCTCGGGCAGGACCATCGCATCATCAACTCGGGCTATCATCCAACCGAATTCATTCGCGACCTTTGGACGACGATTGCGCACGGCAAGGTCTGGCACGGCGAAATCAAAAACCGGGCGAAAGACAGTTCCTTCTACTGGGTCGACACGACGATTGTGCCGTTCCTGAACGAGAACGGGAAGCCGCGCCAGTATGTAGCGATTCGGGCCGATATCACCCAGCGCAAGGAGATCGAAGAACAACTGCGCGCCTCGCTCCGCGAGCTGAATGATTTCAAAGCCGCGCTGGACGAGCACGCCATCGTGGCGATGACCGATCCGCAGGGCCGGATCACCTACGTAAACGACAAGTTTTGCGCGATCTCGAAGTATTCGCGCGAAGAATTGCTCGGCCAGGATCACCGCATTATTAATTCCGGTTATCATCCGACGGAATTCATTCGCGATCTCTGGACCACGATAACGCACGGCAAGGTCTGGCACGGCGAGATCAAGAACCGGGCGAAGGACGGTTCCTATTACTGGGTCGACACGACGATTGTCCCGTTCCTCAACGACAAGGGGAAACCGCGGCAGTACGTCGCGATTCGGGCCGACATCACCGAGCGCAAACAAATTGAGGAGCAGCTCCGAGCGTCGTTGCGCGAAGTAGGGGACTTAAAGACCGCCCTCGACGAGCACGCCATCGTGGCCATGACCGACCCGCAGGGCCGGATCACCTACGTGAACGATAAGTTCTGCCAAATCTCGAAGTATTCCCGCCAAGAGTTGCTGGGACAAGATCATCGTATCATCAATTCCGGTTATCATCCTACGGAGTTCATTCGCGACCTTTGGACTACGATCACGCATGGCAAGGTCTGGCATGGCGAAATCAAGAACCGGGCGAAGGATGGCTCCTTTTACTGGGTGGATACGACGATCGTGCCGTTCCTCAACGAAAAGGGAAAGCCGCGGCAGTACGTCGCGATCCGCGCTGATATTACCGCGCGGAAGCGGGATGAGGAATCGCTCCGGCTCCAGGCGAGCCTGCTCGACCAAAGCTATGACGCGATTCTTTTGTGGGAGCTAAACGGCCCGATCCGCTTTTGGAACCGCGGTGCGGCGGTGCTCTACAGTTACACGAAGGAAGAGGCGGTCGGCCGCTTGAGTCACGAGTTGCTCGGGACGAGTCCAGCGCTGCTTCAGCAAGCCCGGGCCGCTCTGGCGCGCGAGGGAAAGTGGGAAGGCGAACTGAACCATACTGCGAGGGACGGCCGGCAGTTGACGATCGAATCGCGGATGGTGGTGGTGCTGGAGAACGATCAGCAGCTCGTTCTCGAAGCCAATCGCGACATCACGGAGCGGAAGCGGGCCGAGGCAGCGGTGCGCGAACTCAATACCGAACTGGAACAGCGGGTGATCCAACGCACGGCGGAATTGGAGAACGCGAACAAGGAGCTGGAAGCGTTCTCTTATTCGGTTTCGCACGATCTGCGCGCGCCGCTGCGAGCAGTCGATGGTTTTTCCCAGGCGGTGCTCGAAGATTTCGGGACGCAGTTGCCCGAGGAAGGCCGGCATTATCTGAAGACGATCAGGGAAGGCGCGCAAAAAATGGGCGCGCTCATCGATGATCTCCTGACGTTTTCACGGCTGAGTCGATTGCCGCTCAACAAGCGGAGCGTGAACACCAACCGGATCGTGCGCGAAACGCTTGAAGAATTGGGGTTCCCGGAAGAAGGCCGGCAAATCGAGATGCGCATCGCGGAGCTGCCGGCGTCGCTCGGCGATTCGGCGTTGCTCAAACAGCTTTGGCTCAATCTTCTTTCGAACGCCTTGAAATACACGCGGCGGCGCGAGTCCACTGTCATCGAGGTCGGTTGCCGGCGCGAAGATGGAAAGGGCGAGAACGTCTTTTTCGTTCGCGATAACGGGACCGGCTTCGACATGCGCTATGCCGGCAAACTGTTCGGCGTCTTCCAGCGCTTGCATCGCGTCGAGGAATTTGAAGGCACGGGCGTCGGCCTGGCTATCGTGCAGCGAATCGTCCACCGCCATGGCGGACGCATCTGGGCCGAAGCCGCTCTCGACCAGGGCGCGACTTTTTATTTCACCCTCGAAGGAGAGCCACACCATGAATGA
- a CDS encoding response regulator: MNEKPVEILLVEDNPNDLELTRRALRKANLSNNIQITRDGAEALEFLFCEGSYANRKLEDGPKVILLDLKLPKVDGLEVLKQVKTDPRTKSIPVVVLTSSKEQRDVVESYQLGVNSYIVKPVNFEGFATAVQEIGMYWLLLNQPPKMEG; the protein is encoded by the coding sequence ATGAATGAAAAACCGGTAGAAATTTTACTCGTCGAAGATAACCCGAACGACCTGGAGCTGACCCGGCGGGCCTTGCGCAAGGCGAATCTAAGCAACAATATCCAAATCACGCGCGACGGAGCTGAGGCGCTCGAGTTCCTCTTTTGCGAAGGGTCCTATGCGAACCGGAAGCTCGAGGATGGCCCGAAGGTCATCCTGCTCGATCTGAAGCTGCCGAAAGTGGACGGGCTCGAAGTGCTGAAGCAGGTCAAGACCGATCCCCGGACGAAGTCGATTCCGGTGGTGGTTCTCACTTCGTCGAAAGAACAGCGCGACGTCGTCGAAAGTTACCAGCTTGGCGTTAACAGCTACATCGTTAAGCCGGTAAACTTCGAAGGATTTGCCACCGCCGTGCAGGAGATCGGGATGTATTGGCTGCTCCTGAACCAGCCGCCGAAGATGGAGGGATAG